A region from the Palaemon carinicauda isolate YSFRI2023 chromosome 9, ASM3689809v2, whole genome shotgun sequence genome encodes:
- the LOC137646550 gene encoding uncharacterized protein has product MKVHLFGAVSSPSIANYALRRVADEGSNLSSEVAHTIKRNFYVDDCLKSVPIATEASSLIAELTAACRGCGFRLSDDRSKELKTRDINYDPLPTEHALGILWVVETDTFGFSVLLPDKPLTRRGILSIVSSIYDPIGFAAPFVLLAKQILQDLCKETNLAWDDEVPDDHQLRFKQWISEVPNLQKITIPRCLKLPQQAKDTTFQMYVFSDATAAVAVNLGQKMTLELDLHLNEICYYTDSTTVLYYIRAERKRFPVFVANRVHQIKDFSNANQ; this is encoded by the exons ATGAAGGTACACCTGTTCGGCGCAGTGAGCTCACCAAGTATCGCCAACTACGCACTTAGACGTGTCGCAGATGAAGGAAGCAATTTAAGTTCAGAAGTCGCCCATACAATTAAGCGGAACTTTTACGTCGATGACTGTCTAAAGTCTGTACCCATTGCCACCGAAGCCAGTTCTCTGATTGCTGAACTGACTGCCGCCTGCCGGGGCTGTGGATTCAGACTGT CTGACGATCGATCAAAAGAGTTAAAGACAAGAGACATCAATTATGACCCTCTGCCTACCGAGCACGCCCTTGGAATACTTTGGGTCGTCGAAACGGACACATTTGGCTTCTCAGTGTTGTTGCCAGACAAACCCCTGACAAGAAGAGGCATACTCTCCATAGTATCATCCATCTATGACCCCATTGGTTTTGCTGCTCCATTTGTGCTGCTGGCAAAGCAAATACTACAAGACCTGTGCAAAGAAACCAATCTCGCCTGGGATGACGAAGTGCCTGATGATCACCAGCTACGTTTCAAACAATGGATTAGTGAAGTCCCGAACCTTCAGAAGATAACAATCCCGAGATGTCTGAAGTTACCACAGCAAGCAAAAGATACGACTTTTCAGATGTACGTTTTCTCAGATGCCA CGGCTGCTGTAGCTGTAAATTTAGGACAGAAAATGACCCTTGAGCTTGATCTCCATCTCAACGAAATCTGCTATTACACAGATTCAACGACAGTCCTTTATTACATCAGAGCTGAGAGAAAGCGTTTTCCAGTGTTTGTGGCCAACAGAGTCCATCAAATAAAAGACTTCAGCAACGCTAACCAGTAG